The DNA segment CGCGACACTCGTCACGTCCACGCCCCCGTCGAGGTCCTCGTCGATGGCGAGGTGCGCGATGTCCTCGACCAGCACCGGGTCGAGCCCCGACGCGGCCAGGAGCTCGGCGAGAGCGGGGTCGAGACCGCACTCCATGGGGTCGGCGTCGTAGGCGTCGCCGCCGCAGGCGCACGCGTCGCCGCAGCCACCCGCTGACTCGGCGCTCACGGCGTCGTCGCCGATCTGGTGGAGGGGGAGGTCGGTCACGGTCACTGCTCCTGAGGGCGCTGAGGGAGGGTCGGGGGGAAGTCGGCACTGTCCGTGGTGTGCACGGCGAGCGAACGGTCGGGGCGCAGCCGTACGACGAGGTGGCGGCGCCAGCCGGTGTCGTCGCGGTCCGCACGGTCCTCGCGCCAGTGGCAGCCGCGGGTCTCCTCGCGGCGCTGCGCGGCGGCGGTGAGGACGCGGGCGACGCAGAGGAGGTTGGTCGCCTCCCAGGCCTCGACGCCCGGTTCGGCGGGCTTCAGGGCGACGGCGGGCAGCGCTTCCGGGGCTCCGGCCGCCGCCGCGTCCATGGCGGCCCCGGCCGCCGCTTCCGCCACGGCCTCGGCTGCGGCCTGCGCCTCCGCCTCGGCACGGATCGCCTCCAGCCCGTCCGCCGCCCCGGCGAGGCTCTCCGCGGAGCGGAGCACTCCGGCGCCCGCCGTCATGATGCGCTGGATACGGAGCCGGGCCTCGGGCGCGAGGAGCGGGAGCGTGCCGGGCTCGGCCGGGGGAACGGCCGCCGCGGTGCGCCCGCCGGTGCCCGCCGCGACGATGTCGTCGGCGATGCGCTCGGCGAAGACCAGGCCTTCCAGGAGGGAGTTGGACGCGAGCCGGTTCGCGCCGTGCACACCGGTGCAGGCGACCTCACCGCAGGCGTACAGACCGGGGACGGTGGTGCGGCCGTGCAGGTCGGTGCGGACACCGCCCGACGCGTAGTGCGCGGCCGGGGCGACCGGGACCGGCTCGGTCACCGGGTCGATGCCGTGGCTGCGACAGGCGGCGAGGATCGTCGGGAAGCGCTGCTCCCACATCTCGGCGCCGAAGTGGCGGGCGTCGAGATACATGTGCTCGGTGCCGTGCTCCTGCATCCGGCGGGTGATGGCCTTGGCCACGATGTCGCGGGGTGCCAGCTCGGCCAGCTCGTGCTGCCCGGTCATGAAGCGGACCCCGTCGGCGTCGACGAGGTGGGCGCCCTCGCCCCGTACCGCTTCGGAGACCAGCGGCTGCTGGCCCTCGGCGCCCGCGCCGAGGAAGAGCACCGTGGGATGGAACTGGACGAATTCCAGGTCGGAGATCTCGGCGCCGGCCCGGAGCGCCAGGGCCACGCCGTCGCCCGTGGAGACGGCGGGGTTGGTGGTCGCCGAGAAGATCTGGCCCATGCCGCCGGTGGCGAGCACGACCGCCGGCGCGCGGACCGCGCCGACGCCGTCGTGCTGGCCCTCCCCCATGACGTGCAGGGTGACGCCCGCCGTACGGCCTTCGGCGTCGGTGAGGAGGTCGAGGACCAGGGCGTTCTCCACGGTGCGCAGCGCGGCCCCGCGGACCGCGTCGACCAGGGCGCGGGAGATCTCGGCTCCGGTGGCGTCGCCGCCCGCGTGCGCGATACGGCGGCGGTGGTGGCCGCCCTCCCGGGTGAGGGCGATGCCGCCGGTCTCGTCGGTGTCGAACCGCGCGCCCGTCGCGATGAGCCTGCGTACGGCGTCGGGCCCCTCGGTGACCAGGGTGCGGACCGCCTCCTCGTCGCAGAGCCCGGCCCCCGCGACCAGCGTGTCGTCGAGGTGCTGCCCGGGGGTGTCGCCCTCGCCGAGCGCCGCCGCGATGCCGCCCTGGGCCCAGCGGGTCGAGCCGTCGTCGAGGCGGGCCTTGGTCACGACGACGGTGCGCAGCCCCGCCGAGGTGCAGCGCAGCGCGGCGGTCAGGCCGGCCACTCCGGATCCGACGATCACGACGTCGGCGTCGATCTCCCAGCCGGGGGCGGGGGCGTGCAGGCGTATTCCGGTTCCGGTCACTGTGGTTCCCCGAAGGTCAGCGGGATGTTGTCGATCAGACGCGTCGTACCGACCCGGGCGGCGACCGCGAGGACGGCTTCGCCCCGGTGGTCGTCGGTGGCCTCGGTGAAGTCGGACGGGTCGATCAGGGACAGGTAGTCCAGGGAGAGCGCCGCCCCGTCGAGAACGGCCCGCGCGGCGGCGCGCACGGCCGCGGGGGTGGCGGGGGCGGTCGGCGTGGCGGCCGCGAGGGTGTCCCGGCCCGCGAACAGGGCACGGGACAGGGCCAGTGCGGTGGTGCGGTCACCGGTGGAGAGGAAGCGGTTGCGGCTGGACATCGCCAGCCCGTCCGGTTCCCGGACGGTCGGTACGCCGACGATCCCGACCGGGAAGTTGAGGTCGCGCGCCATCCGCCGTACCAGGGCGAGCTGTTGGGCGTCCTTCTGCCCGAACAGCGCGACGTCGGGGCGGGTGAGGTGCAGGAGTTTGGCGACGACGGTGAGCATGCCGTCGAAGTGGCCGGGCCGCGCCGCGCCCTCGAAACGCTCCCCCATCGGGCCCCCGGCGATCCGGACCTGGGGCTCGCCGCCCGGGTAGACCTCGTCGGCCGAGGGGGCGAAGACGGCGTCGGCGCCGGCCAGTTCGGCGACGGCGAGGTCCGCTTCGAGGGTGCGCGGGTAGCGGTCGAGGTCTTCACCCGCCCCGAACTGCAACGGGTTGACGAAGACGGTCACGACGACCTGTCCTGCCTCGCCCGCCTGCTCCCTGGCGGCCCGTACGAGGGTGGCGTGGCCGTCGTGCAGGGCGCCCATGGTCATGACGACGGCGCGGGTCCCGGTCCGTCCGCCCGCGGGCGGCAGGGCGTGCAGTTCGGCGGCCGTGTGCAGCAGCGCGGTGGTGGTCATCGCGACTCTCCGTCCGCGAGGACTCCGAGCAGGTCCTCGGCCAGTTCCGGCTTGAGCAGTCCGTGGGCGAGGGCGCGGTCCGCCGTCGTACGGGCCATCGCCAGATAACCGGCGACGGCCTGCGGTGCGTGCTTGCGCAACTCCTCGACGTGCGCCGCGACCGTGCCCGCGTCACCGCGGGCGACCGGCCCGGTCAGCGCGGCGTCGCCGGACCTGAGGGCGTTGTCGAGGGCGGCGCCGAGGAGCGGTCCCAGCATCCGGTCGGGGGCGGCCACCCCCGCCGTGCTCAGCAGCTCCATCGACTGGGCGACCAGGGTGACCAGGTGGTTCGCACCGAGGGCGAGTGCCGCGTGGTAGAGCGGACGGGACTCCTCCGCGATCCACTCCGGCTCGCCGCCCATCTCGATGACCAGCGCCTCCGCGGCGAGCCGCAGCTCGTCGGGGGCGGTCACGCCGAAGGAGCAGCCGGCCAGCCGCTGGACGTCCACGGAGGTGCCGGTGAAGGTCATCGCCGGGTGCAGTGCGAGCGGCAGGGCTCCGGCGCGCAGCGCGGGGTCGAGCACCCCGGTGCCGAACCGGCCCGACGTATGGACCAGGAGCTGGCCCGGCCGGACCGCACCGGTCTCGGCCAGGCCCTCCACCAGCGCGGGCAGCGCGTCGTCGGGCACGGTCAGCAGGACCAGCTCGGCGCGGGCCAGCACCTCGGCCGGGGTGACCAGGGGGACGTCGGGGAGCAGGACGGCGGCCCTGCGGACGGATGCGTCGGAGACGCCGGACGCGGCGACCGGGCGGTGCCCGGCGAGCTGGAGCGCGGCGGCGAGGGCGGGGCCCACCCGGCCCGCTCCGACCACGCCGACGGTGAGCCGCGCGGGGCGGGATTCTGCTGATGCGTTCACGTGGGACGGCCTTCCGTTCCAGTCCGCGAGGGGTACCGGACGATTTCCCCGTCATGCTACGCCCAGGATTCGGGGGAACTCGTTGGACTGTCCACAGGCCGCGGGCGAGGATCGGCGCATGACGAACGAGGCAGACACGACCGGGGCCGATGGCGACGGACAGGACAGCGGGACCGGGCACGACAGCGGAAAAGAGCAGGCCGACGGGGGCGGGCACCGCGAGCAGGCCAAGCAGCCCGAACAGTCCGAGCCCTCCGGACAGGACCGAGCGCGCCGCAGGACCGCGGCGATGCGCGGTGCGAAGCGGGTGCTGTCGCGCCCGTCCGCCCTCGCCACGCTGGGCGAGCGGCTGACCGCGCTGGCGGCGGACGCGGGCGCGGTGTACGACCTGGACGAGCAGGTGGACATCTACGGCGGCGGAGTAGTCGCCGAGCTGGAGCAGCGGGTGGCCGGGCTGCTCGGGCTCCCGGCTGCCGCCTTCTTCCCCACCGGCACGATGGCGCAGCAGGTCGCGCTGCGGTGCTGGGCGGGCCGTACCGGCGATCCGGTGGTCGCGCTGCACCCCATGGCCCACCCCGAGCTGCACGAGCGGGGCGCCTTCGGGGCGGTGAGCGGACTGCGTACCGTCCATCCGACGTCGGCGCCCCGGCTCCCCACCGCCGCGGAGGTACGCGACTTCGAGGAGCCCTTCGGCACGCTGATGCTGGAACTGCCGCTGCGCGATGCCGGTTTCGTCCTCCCGACGTGGGACGAGCTGGTCGCGGTCGTCGCGGCCGCCAGGGAACGGGATGCGGTGGTGCACCTCGACGGCGCGCGGCTCTGGGAGTGCGCCCCCCACTTCGGCCGCGGCCTGGAGGAGATCGCGGGGCTCGCGGACAGTGTGTACGTCTCCTTCTACAAGTCCCTCGACGGCCTGTCGGGCGCCGTGCTCGCGGGGCCGGTGTCCCTGATCGAGGAGGCCAGGACCTGGCGCCACCGGTACGGGGGCCAGCTCTTCCAGCAGTACCCGGCCGCGCTGTCGGCCCTGCTGGGCCTGGAGCGGGAGCTTCCCCGGCTGGCCTCGTACGTCGAGCACGCGAAGGTGGTCGCCGCCGGGCTGGCGGACGGGTTCCGGGCGGCGGGTGTGCCCTGGTTCCGGGTCAGCCCCGAGGTGCCGCACACCCACCAGTTCCAGGTGTGGCTGCCGTACGGGGCGGAGGTGCTGTCGGAGGCGGCGGTCGGACAGGCGGAGGAGACCGGGGTGGCGCTGTTCCACCAGTTCTACCCCGCGCCGGGCGCCGTACCGGGGGTGTCGCTGACCGAGGTGACGGTGGCGGCGCCGGGGCTGTCGTGGAGTGCGGCGGATGTGGTGGCCGCGGTGGAGGACTTCGTACGCCGGGTGGGGTGACGGCGGACGGGGGCCTTCGAACGCCGGGTGGGGTGACGGCGGACGGGGTGAGGGCGGATGGGGTCAAGGCGTCGGCCACGACGCGCTGAGCAGCCTGCGCAGCCACCCCTTCCGCCTCCGTCTCGCGTCCGGCCGTCCCGTGCGCAGGTGGTCGCGTATCTCGCCGAGTGCCTCCCAGTCGTGCCGGCCCGGCTGGGGCGGCGCCAACTCGCCCCGCTGGGCCGCACGGTAGGCGTCGAACAGGTGCTGCTGGTTCGTGTTCATGGCCCCAGCCTGGGCACCCGCCGGGGCCCCGGGCCCGCCATTTGACGAGCGCGGTCAATCGACGGCAGGACTGTCGGTGGGGGGAGGCACGATGGGTCCATGAGCGTGGACATCGACATCACGGGACTGCCGCCCGGGGCGATCACTTTCGAGCCGTCACCCCTGGCGGAGCTCGGCAATGCGCTGCATGTGCTGTCCGAACCGGGCCACCATCCTGGGCTGCACGGCTGGGCCACGGCGACGGCCGCCGCGCTGGAGCCGGACCTCGCCGACCGGCTGCACGAGGCGGACTTCCTGTGGCGCACCACGTTCTCGGACATCTTCATGCCGTTCGCGGGGGCCCGGCACGGCGGCGGCAGGCCCGGGGCGACCCTCGCCGAGGACCTGGATCTGCTCGACCTGCTGTCCGACGACGAGTTCGTGACGGTCGCCCTGGAGTTCACCTGCTCCGTCACCTACGACCTGGGCGGCCCGTCACCGCTCACCGACGCGGGGGTCCGCAGCCGCGCACTGGATCTCGCGGCGGCGCGCGGGCCCCGGCAGCTCGACTTCGCCGGACATCTGCTGAACGACCCGGTCACCGTGCGGGCCTGGATCCGGCGGCTCTTCGAGGACTGCGAGCAGGCGTTCTTCGGCGACACCTGGCGCCGCGTACGGATCCAGCTGGCCGCCGACGCCCGGCACAAGACCGAGATCCTGCGACACAAGGGCCTCGCCGATGCGATGACCGCGGTCTCCGCCGCCCTGTCGCTGGACAGTACGGGCACCAGGATCAGCGCCGACAAGCTCGCGGAAGGGCGTTCGGCCGCGGTGGGCGCACCCGCCGGGGACGGGCTCACCTTCGTACCGACCAGCTTCGGCTGGCCCCATCTGCTGGTGCTGCACCGCCCGGACTGGCGCCCGGCGATCCAGTACCCGGTGGCCGCCCCCGAGCTGCCGTCCCCCGCCTCGGTCGATCTGCTGAAGCTGCGTCTTGAGGCGCTGGCCCACCCGATGCGGATGCGGATGTGCCGGGGGCTGGCCCGCTCCCCGCACACCACGGGCGAACTGGCCGACACCCACGGCATATCCGCGCCGGAGGCCTCCCGCCATCTGGCGGTCCTGAAGCGGGCCGGCCTGATCACCACCAAGCGGCGCGGACGGTACGTCCTGCACCAGCTGGACCTGACCGTGGTGGCCAGACTCGGCAGCGACTTCCTGGAGGGGGTGCTGCGCTGACGGGGGTGCTGCGCCGAGGGGGCGGGCCTCAGCGCGCCCCGGAGCCCCCGGCCCGTACCAGACCCGTTTCGTACGCCATCACGACCACCTGCACCCGGTCCCGCAGCCCCAGCTTGGTGAGGATGCGGCCCACATGCGTCTTCACCGTGGCCTCCGACAGCACCAGCCGCGCCGCGATCTCGCCGTTCGACAGGCCCTGCGCGACCAGCAGCATCACCTCGCGCTCCCGGTCCGTGAGCCGCTCGATCTCCTTGTGCTGCGGATCCGCGACCGTGCTGGGCAGCATCGGTGAGAAGCGGTCGAGCAGCCGCCGCGTGGTCGACGGCGCGACGACCGCGTCGCCGCTGTGCACGGACCGGATCGCCCCGAGCAGCTCGGCCGGGGGCACGTCCTTGAGCATGAATCCGCTGGCGCCCGCCTTCAGCCCGGAGAAGGCGTACTCGTCCAGGTCGAAGGTGGTCAGGATCAGCACCTTCGGCGCATCGGGCCGCGCACAGATCTGCCCGGTCGCCTCGACACCGTCCATCTTCGGCATACGGACGTCCATCAGCACCACGTCGACCGCCGTCGACCGGAGAACACTGATCGCCTCCGCGCCGTCGCCCGCCTCCGCGACGACCTCCATGTCCGGCTGGGCGGCGAGCACCATCCGGAAGCCGGTGCGCAGCAGCACCTGGTCGTCGACGAGCATCACGCGGATCGCCATCTCGTAAGAATCCCTTCTCATGGGGCCGGGGACCGGCCGGAAGAACCTGGTCCCGAGGCGCTAGTGGGCGGGCTTGAGCGGCAGCAGCGCGCTGATCCGGAAGCCGCCGCCCGGCCGCGGGCCCGCGTCCAGCGTGCCCCCGACCATGCCGATGCGCTCCCGCATTCCGATCAGGCCGTGTCCCTGACCGTCCGCCCCGCCGTCCTGGTACAGCTCGTGCGCCGCGCCCCGGCCGTCGTCCTCGACCAGCAGGCCGAGTCCGTCGTCGAAGTAGACGAGACGCACACTGGCGCCCACGTCCGGCCCGCCGTGCTTGCGGGTGTTGGTGAGTGCTTCCTGCACAATGCGGTACGCGGTGAGCTCCACGCCACTGGGCAGCGGCCTCGGAGTCCCCTCGACACGGAAGTCCACGGTCAGGCCGGCGACCCTGACCTGCTCGACCAGGTCCTCGATCTGCTGCACGTCCGGCTGCGGGACGTACTCACCGCTCTCCGGTGCGTCACCGGTCCGCAGCACCCCCAGCAGCCGGCGCATCTCGGCGAGCGCCTGACGGCCGGTGGACGAGATCGTCTCCAGCGCCTGCCTGGCCTGGTCGGGCGAGGCGTCCAGGACATAGGCGGCGCCGTCCGCCTGGACCACCATCACCGACACGTTGTGCGCGACGACATCGTGCAGCTCACGGGCGATCCGGGCGCGTTCCCCGGCGACCGCCACCTTCGACTGCGCCTCGCGCTCCCGCTCCAGCCGGGCGGCCCGCTCCTCCAGCTGCGCGAAGTAGGCCCGGCGGGTCCGCACCGAGTCGCCCATCACCCAGGCCAGGATGAACGGCACCGTCGCCACCATCGTGAGCACTGCCTCCTGCACCCAGCTGGTGGCCGTCTCCTCGTGCCAGCGCAGCTCCGCGAGCGCCCCCGCGCACAGGCCGCCGACCAGGCCGAACCGGGAGGCCCAGCGCGCCCCGTCGGCCGCGACGGTGTAGATCAGCACCAGCATGGCGAAGTCCGCGGGCACCGGGCTGATGTCGAAGACCAGCTGCGCCACCCCCAGCAGCGTCACGAGCAGCAGCATCTTCTCGGGCGCCCGGCGGCGCAGGGCCACGGCCGCGCAGAGGCCCAGGAAGACCGGGACGGCCTGGTAGTCGTACCCGTGTCCCATCCGGGTCGACTCCCACTGCACCGCGGAGAACCCGAGGAGGATGACGGCCCAGAAGACGTCGACCAGAGTCGGGTGTCTGCGGATGAAGGCGTAGAGACGCTGCACGTAACCCAGCGTAGGGAAGCCGAACAGGTGTAAGGGTCAGCCGAAGGACCGATCCGGTCGCCCCGGGCGTACTCCCCAAGGTGGAGACTTGACGCCGTGACTGATGAGTGGCGCGGGTGGCGTGAGGCGACGGAGGCCGCTCTGTACGGGGCGGACGGCTTCTATCTGCGGCCGGAGGGGCCGTCGGGCCACTTCCGCACCTCGGTGCACGCCTCCCCCTTGTTCGCGTCGGCCGTGGCCCGGCTGCTGACGGAGCTGGACATCGCGGAACCGGCCCTGGTCGACATGGGGGCGGGCCGCGGTGAGCTGGTGACGGGTGTCCTGGCCGCGCTGCCCGCGGACTTCCCGGTACGGGCGTACGCCGTCGAGCGTGCGCCCCGTCCGGCCGGGCTCGACGAGCGCGTCGTCTGGTGCGCCGAGCCGCCGGCCGGGGTGCGCGGGCTGCTCTTCGCGAACGAGTGGCTGGACAACGTTCCGGTCGACGTCGCGGAGACGGACCCGGCCGGGACGCGGCGCTATGTGCAGGTCAGGACGGAGGACGGCGCCGAGCGGCTGGGCGGGCCGGTGGCCGGGGCGGACGCGGAGTGGCTGGACCGCTGGTGGCCGGCGGCCGGGCCGGGCACCCGCGCCGAGATCGGCCGCCCGCGCGACGAGGCGTGGGCGGCGGCGGCCGGAACACTGGAGGCGGGCATCGCGGTGGCCGTCGACTACGCGCACCCGCGCACGGCCCGGCCGCCCTTCGGCACACTCACCGGCTTCCGGGAGGGCCGTGAGGTGCGGCCGGTACCGGACGGGAGCTGCGACATCACCTCCCATGTGGCGCTGGACGCGTGCGCGCTGCCGGGGGCGGAGCTGCGGACCCAGCGGGAGGCACTGCGCGCCCTGGGCGTCAGTGGCGAACGCCCGCCCCTGGCGCTGGCCTCGGCGGACCCCGCGGCGTACGTCAGGGGCCTGGCCGCGGCGGGCGAGGCGGCGGAGCTGGTGGCACGGGGCGGGCTGGGGGACTTCGGGTGGCTGACGCAGCGGGTGGGCACGGGGCCGGGGGCCACGGCGGGGTGAGGGGCAGGGTGCCGGGGGCTGCGCCACGGGGCCGGGCGACTGGTCATGGGGTACGGGTCATGGGGTACGGGGCATGGAGTACGGGGCAGGTGACCGGGCCCCGGGGGCCGAGCCCGGATGGGGCCACCGTCAACCGGCGGGGATACTGGCCCGTATGACGGAGACGACGGTCGGCATCGGCGGCGCCGCGGAGAGCACCGACATGGTGCTCAACATCGGCCCCCAGCACCCTTCCACCCACGGAGTGCTCCGCCTCCGTCTGGTCCTGGACGGCGAACGCATCCAGCAGGCGGAGCCGGTCATCGGCTATATGCACCGGGGCGCCGAGAAACTCTTCGAGGCCCGCGACTACCGCCAGATCATCATGCTCGCCAACCGCCACGACTGGCTCTCCGCCTTCTCCAACGAGCTGGGCGTGGTGATGGCCGTCGAGCGGATGCTCGGCATGGAGGTCCCCGAGCGCGCGGTCTGGACCCGTACGCTCCTCGCCGAGCTGAACCGGGTGCTCAACCACCTGATGTTCCTCGGGTCGTACCCGCTCGAACTGGGCGGTATCACCCCGGTGTTCCACGCCTTCCGTGAGCGCGAGGTGATCCAGGCGGTCATGGAGGAGGTCTCCGGCGGCCGGATGCACTACATGTTCAACCGGGTCGGCGGCCTCAAGGAGGACCTCCCGGCGGGCTGGCTCGGCCGGGCGCGGGACGCCGTGGCCGATGTCCGCTCACGCATGGACGTGTACGACGACCTCGTACTCGGCAACGAGATCTTCCGGGGCCGCACCCGGGGCGTGGGGGTCCTCTCCGCCGCCGCCGTGCACGCGTACGGGGTGAGCGGCCCGATCGCGCGCGGCTCGGGCGTCGACTTCGATCTGCGCCGCGACGAGCCGTATCTCGCGTACGGCGATCTCCAGGACACCCTGAAGGTCGTCACCCGCGAGGAGGGAGACTGCCTGGCGCGCTTCGAGGTGCTGCTCGGCCAGACGCACAACGCGCTGGACCTGGCGGACGCCTGTCTGGACCGGCTGGCCGGGCTGGCTCCCGGGCCGGTGAACCAGCGGCTCCCCAAGGTGCTGAAGGCCCCGGAGGGCGAGACGTACGCCTGGACCGAGAACCCGCTCGGCATCAACGGCTACTACCTGGTGTCGAAGGGCGAGAAGACCCCGTACCGCCTGAAACTCCGCTCGGCGTCGTTCAACAACATCCAGGCGCTGACCGAGCTGCTGCCCGGCACCCTGGTCGCCGACATGGTGGCGATCCTGGGCTCGCTCTTCTTCGTGGTCGGCGACATCGACAAGTAGCCCGCGGCAGCCGGCCGGTACGCGTCGCACGGCTCCGGACGCACGGCACCATACGCACGGCGGCCCGGACCCCGGCGGGGTCCGGGCCGCAGGCAGTCGAGCGGTCGGGCGGTCGGCCGCTACGAGATCGCGGTGCGCAGCACGCCCACGTCGATCTGCTCCGTCTCGTCGTGCTCGGTCAGGTCGATGACCTGGCCGACCCCGCGCTCGGCGTCACTCCCGAGGCTGTCGTCCACGCCGTCCTCAGGTCCAGTACCGACTGCGGAGACCGCCGCCTCGGCGCGGTGCGCCGCGATGGCCTCCGCACCGACCACGTCCGCCAGGTCCTCGTTCTGCACCGAGGCCAGCTGTGCGGGCTCAAGAGCCGATGCGGCGCTCCCCTGCCGCGCACTCTGCGTGTGCTGCGCGCTCTGCATGCCGAAGAAGTCGAAACCGCCCACAGGCCGGGGCGCGCGGCCCTGCTGCGGGGTGTACGGGGCGACGGCGGACGCCGGAACGCGACGCGGAGCGGGGAGAGCCGACGGCGGGCGCGTGTGCTCGGCGGCGGCCGCCTCCGGCTTCCCCTCCGGCTTCGCCGCCTCCCGCTGTCCGCGCTGCTGCCGGGGCCCCCGGTGCTCGCGCTGTTCGTGGCGGCCGCGCTGGGCCGCCGCGTTACGGCTCAGCGCACCGAGCGCCTGGGCGGCCTTCGCGTACGCGGCCGGAGTGGGGGTGGAGCGTGCGGCCGGCAGCGCGGCCCGTGCCGCGGCCGGGGCCGCGGCCTCGATCGCCAGGAGCCTGCGGCCCTCCAGGGCGCCGGCCCGCTCGGTCTCGGCGGTCGCGTACCGGCGCAGCAACGCGGCGTGCTCCCCGCGCAGCCCGGCCAGCTCGGCCCGCTTGGCGCGCAGCTTCGTCTCCAGCTTGACGCGCAGGGCGCGCGACTCCTCCAGATCGCCTTCCAGCTCGGCGGTGCGCTCCTCGGCCCGCCACTCCTCGGCGGCGCGTGACCGGGTCAGTTCGGCCACCCTGCGGCCCGCCACCCGGTCCCAGTTGCGCATCAGGACCGCACCGGTCACCGCGGTGACCGCCGCGGCCGCGACCAGGCAGCGGAGCACCAGGGGATCCGCGAACAGCCAGGCGCCGGCGGCGAGAAGGAGCGAAGCACCGGCTACGGCCGAAGGCTGGAGAAGCCGGTGCAGGGGTGGGGAATGGCGGTGGCGTCCACGTGGCATGGCTCGAAATTTACCGTGCGCGTGAGCCGAATGGATGACCGCACCGGGATTTGTTCCCCAGCGGTTACCTCGAACGGTAACCCGTCGGATACCCCGGCGCTTCCCGCCATTCCCCCGCGAACCGGCTAGTTGATCAAGCTCTTCGACTTCAGATAGTCCTTCGCGACATCGTCGGGCTTCGCGCGCTCGGAGTCGACCTTGCGGTTCAGCTGGACCAGATCGGCGGTCGTCAGCGCCGACGTGAGCTTGGCGAGAGCGGCCGCGATCTCGGGGCTGCCCGCATCCTTGGCATTCACGACCGGCAGCAGATTGTCCGCGTTCTGGAGCTTCTTGTCGTCCTGGAGCAGGACCAGCCCGTAGGTGTCCAGCGTCGCGTCGGTCGTGGTGGTCAGCACCAGCTGGTCGGTGCCGTCCTTGACCGCCTGCTTGGCCTGCGGGGTGCCGACGCCCTTGGGGTCGATGCCGGTGACGTCAATGCCGTACTTCGACTTCAGGCCCGGTGCGCAGAACGGCCGGACCGTGCATTCGTCACCCGCGGCGATCTTGACCTTCGCCTTCGACTTCCCCAGATCCGAAAGGGTCTTGAGCTTGTTCTTCGCGGCGAATTCCTTGGTGACGGCGAAGGCGTTCTGGTCGACCGCCCGGCCCGCCGGAAGCACCTTCAGCCCGCGCGGCCCGGCGAGCTTCCGCAGCGCCGCCACGGTCGCCCCGACATCACCGGAGGCGACGGGCTTCTTCTCGGCCGCCTTGGCGCCGTTCGTCTTGGCGTTGAGGAATTCGGCGAGGGTGGCCGCGTATTCCGGTACGACGTCGATCTGGCCCTTCTCCAGCGAGGGTTCGTACAGTTCGC comes from the Streptomyces sp. NBC_01471 genome and includes:
- a CDS encoding SAM-dependent methyltransferase, coding for MTDEWRGWREATEAALYGADGFYLRPEGPSGHFRTSVHASPLFASAVARLLTELDIAEPALVDMGAGRGELVTGVLAALPADFPVRAYAVERAPRPAGLDERVVWCAEPPAGVRGLLFANEWLDNVPVDVAETDPAGTRRYVQVRTEDGAERLGGPVAGADAEWLDRWWPAAGPGTRAEIGRPRDEAWAAAAGTLEAGIAVAVDYAHPRTARPPFGTLTGFREGREVRPVPDGSCDITSHVALDACALPGAELRTQREALRALGVSGERPPLALASADPAAYVRGLAAAGEAAELVARGGLGDFGWLTQRVGTGPGATAG
- a CDS encoding NADH-quinone oxidoreductase subunit D yields the protein MTETTVGIGGAAESTDMVLNIGPQHPSTHGVLRLRLVLDGERIQQAEPVIGYMHRGAEKLFEARDYRQIIMLANRHDWLSAFSNELGVVMAVERMLGMEVPERAVWTRTLLAELNRVLNHLMFLGSYPLELGGITPVFHAFREREVIQAVMEEVSGGRMHYMFNRVGGLKEDLPAGWLGRARDAVADVRSRMDVYDDLVLGNEIFRGRTRGVGVLSAAAVHAYGVSGPIARGSGVDFDLRRDEPYLAYGDLQDTLKVVTREEGDCLARFEVLLGQTHNALDLADACLDRLAGLAPGPVNQRLPKVLKAPEGETYAWTENPLGINGYYLVSKGEKTPYRLKLRSASFNNIQALTELLPGTLVADMVAILGSLFFVVGDIDK
- a CDS encoding ABC transporter substrate-binding protein; this translates as MIKTSRIAGAVLGVVALTGSLAACGGDSLEKGKDGGGSSAAAGSGKKGSLVIGAAGFTESKVLAALYSQVLANAGYKTSVTSVNNRELYEPSLEKGQIDVVPEYAATLAEFLNAKTNGAKAAEKKPVASGDVGATVAALRKLAGPRGLKVLPAGRAVDQNAFAVTKEFAAKNKLKTLSDLGKSKAKVKIAAGDECTVRPFCAPGLKSKYGIDVTGIDPKGVGTPQAKQAVKDGTDQLVLTTTTDATLDTYGLVLLQDDKKLQNADNLLPVVNAKDAGSPEIAAALAKLTSALTTADLVQLNRKVDSERAKPDDVAKDYLKSKSLIN